From Chryseobacterium camelliae:
GCTTTGAATAACTCGACATATTTGTTAAAAATTTCTTAATAACAAATATAATTTTATTTCTTGTTAATACAACGTTCTACAAGAGTTTTTTTTATTGTCTCAAAAGAAGACATTTTGAGCTCTTTTGATGATAAGGTCGGCTCAAGGATTCCGTTAAAATAGACCTTTACCTTACCGGGATAACCTTCCGAAGCTTTAAATGGAAACATTTCCTTTAATCCTATGAAGGTATAGACTACAATAGGCGAATGATGTTTTGAAGAAAGGATAAAAGCACCGTCCTTAAATTCATCGAGGATAATGGATGTATCATCCGGTACACCTCCTTCGGGGAAAATTACAATGCTGTTGCCTTCCTCCATTTTCTCAGCACACCTTCTGTAGACATCCGCCCGGCTTCTGGCACTCTTGCGGTCAACCATCACGCAGATCCTTTTATATATGGTTCCGAAAATGGGGATTTTTACCAGTTCTCTTTTACCTACGAAGCATATCGGATGATCCGGGCATAGAATGCACATCAGCATGATATCCATAATGGAAGTATGGTTGGAGATAAAAACATACTGCTGGTTTTTATCCAGTTTCTGCCGGGAAAGCTTTGTGAGCTCATACCTCAGTCCCATCCCGAAAAACATACAGTAGCTCCAGCACCTGATAAAATAGTATGCGTAGCGGTAATGCTTTTTATTGAAAGATAAGATATAAACCGGAATCCCAAACAGGATCGTAAAAACGAACGCAATAAGGAAAAGCCATATTCTCCAGAGGTAATTCAGAATTTTGCTCACAGGTTTAGCCATTAAAAATCACTTTCTTTTTAACAGAATAATTAAGGACAGACACCAGAATGATTGCAGCCACTTTACTGATCATTTCAGGGCTGAGCGTATAAAACCCAAGGCTGATATTATCTTTAAAGATAAGGCTGTAAAAGACCTGGAAAAAACCTAGGCTTAATAGCGTAGACATGAACGACACGAGCATGAAGTAGGCAAACTCCTTTTTTTTGGAATGCTTTCCGCGTTCAAACACAAACCATATGCTCAGAAAATAATTGGTGATGATACCGCAACTCGTGGAGAAAATATTGCTTAAAGGATAATGTATTCCATGAAAATTAGTTTCCCTGAGAAAAAAATGAGGAAGCGAGGTACTGAAAATCTTAAAGCTTCCGATTTCCACAACGGCACTTAAGCCTCCTGCAATGATAAAGAACAATATCTGTTTCTGCCGTAATAGTATTTCTCGCATTCTGTTGATATGATATGCAAATTTATATAACTATATGTTAAAGCCTGAAAAAAGTTGTTAAATTTTTTTTTAGATTCAAAAATATGTCTAAATTTAATTTTCAGAACGACAGTATGTAACCTGATAATAAATTTATTTTCAGCCTTTTAGGTTGATGTTTTTTTTCTATCTTGTAATTCATAAGAATGCCTATCTGCCGCACACTACCTTTTGTTCCAAATATTATTTACATGAAACGCCAAAATAAATACAGGAAATTTCAGCTTCAGGAGAAAAATATTGAAGCGCTTGAAAAAGAAAATTCGCGCTTCAAGCGGGTCTATTCTGAATATGAAAATATGTCCAATGAATTGTGGAACCTCGAAAACTCCGCAGGTGAACCTGTTCCTGATGATTTCATCAATGCCATGATCCTTCAGACCTCATATCTGGAAGATGAAATAGAAGACTGGCTGATCCGTTTTAACAATCAAAAAGCTGATATAAAACATTAATAATTATCCCTTACCTCCCGGCTAACTATAAAGCTATGTGAAGATAAATTCATAATTTAGCATCCTTAAAATAAAATGCTAAATATGGTTGCTATTGTAGATGGCGGATCTACCAAATGCGATTGGGTGATTCTGGATGATTTCAAAAAAGTGTTTCTGAAGACAGAAACCATTGGTTTCAACCCCAATAATATTGCAGCCGAGCTTATTGTACCGGAAATTGAAAACAATATCAATCTTGTTGCCGTACGCAACTCCATCACAAAGATCTTTTTCTACGGCTCAGGCTGTGGAATAGCGGAAAATTGTTCCATTATAGAAAGGGAGCTCGGAAAGTTCTTTACCAAAGCCCTGATTGTGGCTGCCGAAGATCTTAAAGCTGCAGCCTATGCCGCTTACAACGGAAAACCTGCCATCGCCTGTATCCTCGGTACCGGGTCTAATTCCTGCTATTTTGACGGGAAAGACATCAAAGTAAAACTTCCGTCATTAGGTTTCCTGATGGGCGACGAAGGAAGCGGGAGTTCAATCGGGAAACAGCTGGTAAGAAGGTTTTTTATGCAGAAGCTGCCTCAGGATCTTCATGCTGAATTTGATGAAACCTACCAGCTTACCATAGACGAAGCCCTGAAAAATATGTACCATATATCCAGGCCTAATGCTTATTTAGCGAATTTCAACAAGTTTGTGGCGGAAAGAAAAGACCACCCTTACTTTCAGAAGATGATATTTGATGAAATGATGAATTTCTTCGACTACCAGGTACTTCCTTACGAAGAATCAAAATTTGCGGAAATCAACTTCATCGGGTCCATCGCCTATTATTACGAAAATATTTTGCGTTCTGCTGCGGCCGAGCTTCAGCTGAATGTGGGGCATGTTGTACAGAAGCCAATCGAGAGTCTGGTCAACTACCATATTAAATATATACTTTAATCAAATAAAGAACCTTATGTCAGACAAAACCAACCGCGACGAGAAAAAATTCAGTCAGGCCGCGTTAGATTATCATAAAGCAGAACCCAAGGGAAAAATAGAGGTCATTCCTTCAAAACCGCATTCTTCCCAGAGAGATTTGTCATTGGCTTACTCTCCAGGTGTAGCCGTGCCATGTATGGAAATTCACCATAAGCCTGAAACAGTATATGATTATACCGGAAAAGGAAATCTGGTAGCTGTTATTTCCAATGGCACCGCCGTACTTGGTCTGGGTGATATCGGTGCGGAAGCTTCAAAGCCGGTGATGGAAGGAAAAGGCCTTTTATTCAAGATTTTTGCCGATATCAATGTCTTCGATATCGAGATTAATGAGAAAGACCCGGATAAATTTATTGAAATCGTGAAGGGGATTGCGCCTACCTTCGGAGGAATCAACCTGGAGGATATCAAAGCGCCGGAAGCCTTTTATATTGAACAAAGGCTTAAGGAGGAACTGGATATTCCGTTGATGCACGATGACCAGCATGGAACTGCTATTATTTCAGCGGCTGCGCTGATCAATTCCCTGCAAATTGCTAATAAAAATATTGATGAGGTAAAAATGGTGGTCAATGGTGCAGGAGCGGCTGCGGTGGCCTGTACCAAACTGTATATCGCGCTTGGACTCAAAAAAGAAAACGTGCTGATGTGCGACAGCAAAGGGGTGATCAATCATAAAAGGGAAAATCTTACCCCTGAAAAACTGGACTTCGTTGCACAGACTGATATCGAAACTTTAGAGGACGCAGTGAAAGATGCAGATGTTTTCGTAGGCTTATCCAAAGGTAACGTAATGACACCGGAAATGCTCAGGAGCATGCGTGAAAATCCGATTGTCTTTGCACTGGCCAATCCTGATCCTGAAATTGGCTACGATGTGGCAATAGAAACCCGTAAGGATGTTATCATGGCTACGGGGAGAAGTGATTTCCCTAACCAGGTGAACAATGTTCTTGGGTTCCCGTATATTTTCCGCGGAGCCCTGGATGTTCAGGCAAGGGGAATCAATGAAGCGATGAAACTGGCAGCTGTGCATGCCATCGCCAACCTGGCAAAAGAGCCGGTACCTGAAGCGGTTATTCTCGCCTATAATCTTCAGAACTTACAGTTCGGAAGAGAGTATTTCATTCCTA
This genomic window contains:
- a CDS encoding ATPase — encoded protein: MVAIVDGGSTKCDWVILDDFKKVFLKTETIGFNPNNIAAELIVPEIENNINLVAVRNSITKIFFYGSGCGIAENCSIIERELGKFFTKALIVAAEDLKAAAYAAYNGKPAIACILGTGSNSCYFDGKDIKVKLPSLGFLMGDEGSGSSIGKQLVRRFFMQKLPQDLHAEFDETYQLTIDEALKNMYHISRPNAYLANFNKFVAERKDHPYFQKMIFDEMMNFFDYQVLPYEESKFAEINFIGSIAYYYENILRSAAAELQLNVGHVVQKPIESLVNYHIKYIL
- a CDS encoding lysophospholipid acyltransferase family protein is translated as MAKPVSKILNYLWRIWLFLIAFVFTILFGIPVYILSFNKKHYRYAYYFIRCWSYCMFFGMGLRYELTKLSRQKLDKNQQYVFISNHTSIMDIMLMCILCPDHPICFVGKRELVKIPIFGTIYKRICVMVDRKSARSRADVYRRCAEKMEEGNSIVIFPEGGVPDDTSIILDEFKDGAFILSSKHHSPIVVYTFIGLKEMFPFKASEGYPGKVKVYFNGILEPTLSSKELKMSSFETIKKTLVERCINKK
- a CDS encoding GtrA family protein, whose protein sequence is MREILLRQKQILFFIIAGGLSAVVEIGSFKIFSTSLPHFFLRETNFHGIHYPLSNIFSTSCGIITNYFLSIWFVFERGKHSKKKEFAYFMLVSFMSTLLSLGFFQVFYSLIFKDNISLGFYTLSPEMISKVAAIILVSVLNYSVKKKVIFNG
- a CDS encoding NADP-dependent malic enzyme translates to MSDKTNRDEKKFSQAALDYHKAEPKGKIEVIPSKPHSSQRDLSLAYSPGVAVPCMEIHHKPETVYDYTGKGNLVAVISNGTAVLGLGDIGAEASKPVMEGKGLLFKIFADINVFDIEINEKDPDKFIEIVKGIAPTFGGINLEDIKAPEAFYIEQRLKEELDIPLMHDDQHGTAIISAAALINSLQIANKNIDEVKMVVNGAGAAAVACTKLYIALGLKKENVLMCDSKGVINHKRENLTPEKLDFVAQTDIETLEDAVKDADVFVGLSKGNVMTPEMLRSMRENPIVFALANPDPEIGYDVAIETRKDVIMATGRSDFPNQVNNVLGFPYIFRGALDVQARGINEAMKLAAVHAIANLAKEPVPEAVILAYNLQNLQFGREYFIPKPFDNRLITKVSSAVAKAAVESGIAGKTIEDFEEYENQLLDRMGRDEKLVRMMQNRAKSNPKRITLGNAEEYNVLKAAQILYEEGIAYPSLLGNKKYIKEQMERFGIDLDVPIIDPSDDDQKENRKKYRETLWKLRQRKGMNEYKAKRFVRQRDYFGPLMLRHGDTDGLIVGFSKNYTSVLRPVLEVIEKDKGVDKIAAMMMILSEKKPIFFADTSINDNPTAEDLVNIAKMAEITVKTFAIEPRIAMLGYENFAAISETSKKVAKAVSILHEKFPKMIVDGEIQPDFAMNADHLSDYPFSKLGTTPANTFIFPNLESANLSYKIIRGMKVAQVIGPILMGLKQPVHVLQMRSSVDEIVNLATVAVLDAQRREKKETGK